One Leopardus geoffroyi isolate Oge1 chromosome C1, O.geoffroyi_Oge1_pat1.0, whole genome shotgun sequence DNA segment encodes these proteins:
- the FPGT gene encoding fucose-1-phosphate guanylyltransferase isoform X1: MAAANALLDVALREATQRKLQRFSELRGKPVAAGEFWDIVAITAADEKQELAYKQQLSEKLKKKELPLGVQYHVFVDPAGAKIGNGGSTLCALRCLEKLYGDKWNSFTILLIHSGGYSQRLPNASALGKIFTALPFGNPIYQMLELKLAMYIDFPSHMKPGILVTCADDIELYSVGECEFIRFDKPGFTALAHPSSLTVGTTHGVFVLEAFNYLEYKDLEYRCCHRFLHKPSIEQMHHFNAVCRPGNFSHQDMAGGDTTPLKLESEYVYTDSLFYMDHKTAKKLLAFYEKIGTLNCEIDAYGDFLQALGPGATVEYTRNTSNVTKEEAELTDIRQRIFHLLKGTSLNVVVLNKSKFYHIGTTEEYLFHFTSDSSLKSELGLQSIAFSIFSTTPKCSGNTSCIIQSILDSGCSVATGSVVEYSRLGPNVSVGENCIVSGCSVITEAVLPADSFVCSLSLKMNGYLKYSTMAFGVQDNLKRNVKTLSDIKLLQFFGVCFLSCLNIWNLKVTEELFSGNKTCLSLWNARIFPACSSLSDSVTTSLKMLNAVQNKSAFSLNKYKLLSIEEMLIYKDVEDMITYREQIFLEITLNRKQFDLEAS, encoded by the exons ATGGCTGCTGCAAACGCGCTCTTAGACGTAGCTCTGCGAGAAGCCACCCAGCGAAAATTGCAGAGGTTTTCAGAACTGAGAG GCAAACCTGTGGCAGCTGGAGAATTCTGGGACATTGTTGCAATAACAGCAGCTGATGAAAAACAGGAACTTGCTTATAAGCAACAGCTCtcagaaaagctgaaaaaaaaggaGTTACCCCTTGGAGTCCAATATCATGTTTTTGTTGACCCTGCTGGAGCCAAAATAG gaaatggagGATCCACACTTTGTGCCCTTCGATGTTTGGAAAAGTTATATGGAGATAAATGGAATTCTTTTACCATCCTATTAATTCATTCTG GTGGTTACAGCCAACGCCTTCCAAATGCAAGTGCTCTGGGCAAAATTTTCACTGCGTTACCTTTCGGTAACCCCATTTATCAGATGTTGGAATTAAAACTAGCCATGTACATTGATTTCCCCTCACATATGAAACCTGGGATTCTGGTTACTTGTGCAGATGATATTGAACTTTATAGTGTTGGAGAATGTGAGTTTATTAGATTTGACAAACCTGGCTTTACAGCTTTAGCCCATCCTTCTAGTTTGACTGTTGGTACCACACATGGAGTATTTGTCTTAGAAGCTTTtaattatttagaatataaaGACCTTGAATACAGGTGTTGCCATCGTTTCCTTCATAAGCCCAGCATAGAACAGATGCATCACTTTAATGCTGTGTGTAGACCTGGAAATTTTTCTCACCAGGACATGGCTGGGGGTGACACTACCCCTCTTAAATTAGAGTCTGAGTATGTCTACACGGACAGCCTATTTTACATGGAtcataaaacagcaaaaaaattacttgctttttatgaaaaaataggCACATTGAACTGTGAAATTGATGCCTATGGAGACTTTCTGCAGGCTTTGGGACCTGGAGCAACTGTGGAGTACACCAGAAACACATCAAATGTCACTAAAGAAGAGGCAGAGTTGACAGACATCAGGCAGAGAATATTTCATCTTCTGAAAGGAACCTCATTAAATGTTGTGGTTCTTAATAAATCCAAATTCTATCACATTGGAACAACTGAAGAATActtgtttcattttacttcagATAGCAGTTTGAAGTCAGAACTTGGCTTGCAGTCCATAGCTTTTAGCATCTTTTCTACAACACCAAAATGCTCTGGTAACACATCCTGTATCATTCAAAGTATACTGGATTCAGGATGTTCTGTGGCAACTGGCTCAGTTGTGGAGTATTCTAGATTGGGGCCTAATGTTTCAGTTGGTGAAAACTGCATTGTTAGTGGTTGTTCTGTCATAACAGAAGCTGTCCTGCCTGCAGATTCTTTTGTGTGTTCCTTAAGCTTGAAGATGAATGGATACTTGAAGTATTCAACTATGGCTTTTGGAGTGCAAGACAACTTGAAAAGGAATGTTAAAACATTGTCAGATATAAAGTTACTTCAATTCTTTGGAGTCTGTTTCCTGTCATGCCTAAATATTTGGAATCTGAAAGTTACAGAGGAACTGTTCTCTGGAAACAAGACATGTTTAAGTTTGTGGAATGCTCGTATTTTCCCAGCTTGTTCCTCTTTGAGTGATTCAGTTACAACATCcctaaaaatgttaaatgctgTACAGAACAAATCAGCATTCAGCCTGAATAAGTATAAACTGTTGTCCATTGAAGAAATGCTTATCTACAAAGACGTAGAAGACATGATAACTTATAGGGAgcaaatttttctagaaattactttaaatagaAAACAGTTCGATTTAGAGGCatcttaa
- the FPGT gene encoding fucose-1-phosphate guanylyltransferase isoform X4: MAAANALLDVALREATQRKLQRFSELRGKPVAAGEFWDIVAITAADEKQELAYKQQLSEKLKKKELPLGVQYHVFVDPAGAKIGNGGSTLCALRCLEKLYGDKWNSFTILLIHSASFLQHQNALVTHPVSFKVYWIQDVLWQLAQLWSILDWGLMFQLVKTALLVVVLS; encoded by the exons ATGGCTGCTGCAAACGCGCTCTTAGACGTAGCTCTGCGAGAAGCCACCCAGCGAAAATTGCAGAGGTTTTCAGAACTGAGAG GCAAACCTGTGGCAGCTGGAGAATTCTGGGACATTGTTGCAATAACAGCAGCTGATGAAAAACAGGAACTTGCTTATAAGCAACAGCTCtcagaaaagctgaaaaaaaaggaGTTACCCCTTGGAGTCCAATATCATGTTTTTGTTGACCCTGCTGGAGCCAAAATAG gaaatggagGATCCACACTTTGTGCCCTTCGATGTTTGGAAAAGTTATATGGAGATAAATGGAATTCTTTTACCATCCTATTAATTCATTCTG CATCTTTTCTACAACACCAAAATGCTCTGGTAACACATCCTGTATCATTCAAAGTATACTGGATTCAGGATGTTCTGTGGCAACTGGCTCAGTTGTGGAGTATTCTAGATTGGGGCCTAATGTTTCAGTTGGTGAAAACTGCATTGTTAGTGGTTGTTCTGTCATAA
- the FPGT gene encoding fucose-1-phosphate guanylyltransferase isoform X3, translated as MAAANALLDVALREATQRKLQRFSELRGKPVAAGEFWDIVAITAADEKQELAYKQQLSEKLKKKELPLGVQYHVFVDPAGAKIGGYSQRLPNASALGKIFTALPFGNPIYQMLELKLAMYIDFPSHMKPGILVTCADDIELYSVGECEFIRFDKPGFTALAHPSSLTVGTTHGVFVLEAFNYLEYKDLEYRCCHRFLHKPSIEQMHHFNAVCRPGNFSHQDMAGGDTTPLKLESEYVYTDSLFYMDHKTAKKLLAFYEKIGTLNCEIDAYGDFLQALGPGATVEYTRNTSNVTKEEAELTDIRQRIFHLLKGTSLNVVVLNKSKFYHIGTTEEYLFHFTSDSSLKSELGLQSIAFSIFSTTPKCSGNTSCIIQSILDSGCSVATGSVVEYSRLGPNVSVGENCIVSGCSVITEAVLPADSFVCSLSLKMNGYLKYSTMAFGVQDNLKRNVKTLSDIKLLQFFGVCFLSCLNIWNLKVTEELFSGNKTCLSLWNARIFPACSSLSDSVTTSLKMLNAVQNKSAFSLNKYKLLSIEEMLIYKDVEDMITYREQIFLEITLNRKQFDLEAS; from the exons ATGGCTGCTGCAAACGCGCTCTTAGACGTAGCTCTGCGAGAAGCCACCCAGCGAAAATTGCAGAGGTTTTCAGAACTGAGAG GCAAACCTGTGGCAGCTGGAGAATTCTGGGACATTGTTGCAATAACAGCAGCTGATGAAAAACAGGAACTTGCTTATAAGCAACAGCTCtcagaaaagctgaaaaaaaaggaGTTACCCCTTGGAGTCCAATATCATGTTTTTGTTGACCCTGCTGGAGCCAAAATAG GTGGTTACAGCCAACGCCTTCCAAATGCAAGTGCTCTGGGCAAAATTTTCACTGCGTTACCTTTCGGTAACCCCATTTATCAGATGTTGGAATTAAAACTAGCCATGTACATTGATTTCCCCTCACATATGAAACCTGGGATTCTGGTTACTTGTGCAGATGATATTGAACTTTATAGTGTTGGAGAATGTGAGTTTATTAGATTTGACAAACCTGGCTTTACAGCTTTAGCCCATCCTTCTAGTTTGACTGTTGGTACCACACATGGAGTATTTGTCTTAGAAGCTTTtaattatttagaatataaaGACCTTGAATACAGGTGTTGCCATCGTTTCCTTCATAAGCCCAGCATAGAACAGATGCATCACTTTAATGCTGTGTGTAGACCTGGAAATTTTTCTCACCAGGACATGGCTGGGGGTGACACTACCCCTCTTAAATTAGAGTCTGAGTATGTCTACACGGACAGCCTATTTTACATGGAtcataaaacagcaaaaaaattacttgctttttatgaaaaaataggCACATTGAACTGTGAAATTGATGCCTATGGAGACTTTCTGCAGGCTTTGGGACCTGGAGCAACTGTGGAGTACACCAGAAACACATCAAATGTCACTAAAGAAGAGGCAGAGTTGACAGACATCAGGCAGAGAATATTTCATCTTCTGAAAGGAACCTCATTAAATGTTGTGGTTCTTAATAAATCCAAATTCTATCACATTGGAACAACTGAAGAATActtgtttcattttacttcagATAGCAGTTTGAAGTCAGAACTTGGCTTGCAGTCCATAGCTTTTAGCATCTTTTCTACAACACCAAAATGCTCTGGTAACACATCCTGTATCATTCAAAGTATACTGGATTCAGGATGTTCTGTGGCAACTGGCTCAGTTGTGGAGTATTCTAGATTGGGGCCTAATGTTTCAGTTGGTGAAAACTGCATTGTTAGTGGTTGTTCTGTCATAACAGAAGCTGTCCTGCCTGCAGATTCTTTTGTGTGTTCCTTAAGCTTGAAGATGAATGGATACTTGAAGTATTCAACTATGGCTTTTGGAGTGCAAGACAACTTGAAAAGGAATGTTAAAACATTGTCAGATATAAAGTTACTTCAATTCTTTGGAGTCTGTTTCCTGTCATGCCTAAATATTTGGAATCTGAAAGTTACAGAGGAACTGTTCTCTGGAAACAAGACATGTTTAAGTTTGTGGAATGCTCGTATTTTCCCAGCTTGTTCCTCTTTGAGTGATTCAGTTACAACATCcctaaaaatgttaaatgctgTACAGAACAAATCAGCATTCAGCCTGAATAAGTATAAACTGTTGTCCATTGAAGAAATGCTTATCTACAAAGACGTAGAAGACATGATAACTTATAGGGAgcaaatttttctagaaattactttaaatagaAAACAGTTCGATTTAGAGGCatcttaa
- the FPGT gene encoding fucose-1-phosphate guanylyltransferase isoform X2 gives MQNFRSYFKAFVNLHGSSSGKPVAAGEFWDIVAITAADEKQELAYKQQLSEKLKKKELPLGVQYHVFVDPAGAKIGNGGSTLCALRCLEKLYGDKWNSFTILLIHSGGYSQRLPNASALGKIFTALPFGNPIYQMLELKLAMYIDFPSHMKPGILVTCADDIELYSVGECEFIRFDKPGFTALAHPSSLTVGTTHGVFVLEAFNYLEYKDLEYRCCHRFLHKPSIEQMHHFNAVCRPGNFSHQDMAGGDTTPLKLESEYVYTDSLFYMDHKTAKKLLAFYEKIGTLNCEIDAYGDFLQALGPGATVEYTRNTSNVTKEEAELTDIRQRIFHLLKGTSLNVVVLNKSKFYHIGTTEEYLFHFTSDSSLKSELGLQSIAFSIFSTTPKCSGNTSCIIQSILDSGCSVATGSVVEYSRLGPNVSVGENCIVSGCSVITEAVLPADSFVCSLSLKMNGYLKYSTMAFGVQDNLKRNVKTLSDIKLLQFFGVCFLSCLNIWNLKVTEELFSGNKTCLSLWNARIFPACSSLSDSVTTSLKMLNAVQNKSAFSLNKYKLLSIEEMLIYKDVEDMITYREQIFLEITLNRKQFDLEAS, from the exons ATGCAGAATTTTAGGTCATACTTCAAAGCCTTTGTAAACTTGCATGGCTCATCTtcag GCAAACCTGTGGCAGCTGGAGAATTCTGGGACATTGTTGCAATAACAGCAGCTGATGAAAAACAGGAACTTGCTTATAAGCAACAGCTCtcagaaaagctgaaaaaaaaggaGTTACCCCTTGGAGTCCAATATCATGTTTTTGTTGACCCTGCTGGAGCCAAAATAG gaaatggagGATCCACACTTTGTGCCCTTCGATGTTTGGAAAAGTTATATGGAGATAAATGGAATTCTTTTACCATCCTATTAATTCATTCTG GTGGTTACAGCCAACGCCTTCCAAATGCAAGTGCTCTGGGCAAAATTTTCACTGCGTTACCTTTCGGTAACCCCATTTATCAGATGTTGGAATTAAAACTAGCCATGTACATTGATTTCCCCTCACATATGAAACCTGGGATTCTGGTTACTTGTGCAGATGATATTGAACTTTATAGTGTTGGAGAATGTGAGTTTATTAGATTTGACAAACCTGGCTTTACAGCTTTAGCCCATCCTTCTAGTTTGACTGTTGGTACCACACATGGAGTATTTGTCTTAGAAGCTTTtaattatttagaatataaaGACCTTGAATACAGGTGTTGCCATCGTTTCCTTCATAAGCCCAGCATAGAACAGATGCATCACTTTAATGCTGTGTGTAGACCTGGAAATTTTTCTCACCAGGACATGGCTGGGGGTGACACTACCCCTCTTAAATTAGAGTCTGAGTATGTCTACACGGACAGCCTATTTTACATGGAtcataaaacagcaaaaaaattacttgctttttatgaaaaaataggCACATTGAACTGTGAAATTGATGCCTATGGAGACTTTCTGCAGGCTTTGGGACCTGGAGCAACTGTGGAGTACACCAGAAACACATCAAATGTCACTAAAGAAGAGGCAGAGTTGACAGACATCAGGCAGAGAATATTTCATCTTCTGAAAGGAACCTCATTAAATGTTGTGGTTCTTAATAAATCCAAATTCTATCACATTGGAACAACTGAAGAATActtgtttcattttacttcagATAGCAGTTTGAAGTCAGAACTTGGCTTGCAGTCCATAGCTTTTAGCATCTTTTCTACAACACCAAAATGCTCTGGTAACACATCCTGTATCATTCAAAGTATACTGGATTCAGGATGTTCTGTGGCAACTGGCTCAGTTGTGGAGTATTCTAGATTGGGGCCTAATGTTTCAGTTGGTGAAAACTGCATTGTTAGTGGTTGTTCTGTCATAACAGAAGCTGTCCTGCCTGCAGATTCTTTTGTGTGTTCCTTAAGCTTGAAGATGAATGGATACTTGAAGTATTCAACTATGGCTTTTGGAGTGCAAGACAACTTGAAAAGGAATGTTAAAACATTGTCAGATATAAAGTTACTTCAATTCTTTGGAGTCTGTTTCCTGTCATGCCTAAATATTTGGAATCTGAAAGTTACAGAGGAACTGTTCTCTGGAAACAAGACATGTTTAAGTTTGTGGAATGCTCGTATTTTCCCAGCTTGTTCCTCTTTGAGTGATTCAGTTACAACATCcctaaaaatgttaaatgctgTACAGAACAAATCAGCATTCAGCCTGAATAAGTATAAACTGTTGTCCATTGAAGAAATGCTTATCTACAAAGACGTAGAAGACATGATAACTTATAGGGAgcaaatttttctagaaattactttaaatagaAAACAGTTCGATTTAGAGGCatcttaa